The DNA region TATGATAATGAGAATGAGCGATAATCCTCTTTTTGACGCGACCAAACCGCCTATCGCCGAAGTCGTGCGGGCACAAACGGCGGCTATGGGTAAGGAATTTTCACAAAAACAGTTCGATGATCTGTTCGGACGGATAACCAGCCTATACGAAGTTAAGACCTCTATTTATGTCGAGGAAATAGCGGCAATCGCGGAAGAAATTTATATTCAGCCCCAAATCGGGTTCGACCTTGTCTCGCTCAAGACAACACTGGGACCAAAGATACTTCCAACGGCGACAGTTGTACTCGAAACGCCAAAGAAAGAACACATCACTTCACAGGCGGCAGGATGCAGTACGACCGATGCAATATGCACCGCAATTTCCGAAGCGACGCAAATAAAAATTTTCCTTAAAAACCTTGCGTTTAATTCAATCGTGGAAGGCACAAATTCGCTCGGACAGGTAAGCATTACTACTGAATATCATAACAGGCAGGTGCGAACGACAGCTTGCTCAATCGATTTGCTTGAAGCAATCGCCAAGGCTTATCTAACTGCTATCAATATCGTAATGGACAGAGTAAACCAGCAATTAGATTAAGCCACGGAGAATAATTTTTGTTTTAGCCACAGAGAACACAGAGCTCACAGAGATATTTAACTTATGACTTATTTGACTATTCCAATTTGCGGAAAAGATTTACAAAGCTGCAAAGAGCAAATCAGCTCGGCTGTCAAGGCAGGCGTCCAAATGCTGGAGCTTCGCAGCGATTATTTAGAATCGCTCGACACCTATAAACTCAAAGGACTAATGGCAGAGGCCAAAAAGACGAATCTGCCAATAATTGTAACCTGCCGGGACGCTAAAGAAGGCGGTCAAAACAATATTCCCGCCCCGCTTCGCAAACAAATACTCGTTGAGGCGATAAATAACAACGCGGATTTAATCGACTGCGAATTTAAAAACTTTACCGGCGATGTCGAAATCGAGATAAAACAAGCATTAGCTGAACACAAAAAAACAAAACTGATTCTCTCATCGCACAACTTTAAAGAACCTTTCGAAAATTTATCTGAGATTTACGAGGAAATGTACTCCGTGTTTCCCGACGCAATCGCAAAAACAGCTTATCAGGCGAATCATATAAACGACTGCTTTCCGGCATTCGACATACTTCACGAATACGGCGAAAAAGCAATCGCGATATGTATGGGACAGGCCGGAATCATCAGCAGGATTATTGCGAAGAAACTAAATGCGTTTTTAACTTTCGGAAGTCTTGACGAAAATCAGCAGACCGCGCCGGGACAGGTTTCCATTGAAACAATGAAACAACTCTATCGATTCGATACGATAAACAAAGATACCGAATTGTTCGGAGTAATCGCGGACCCTGTCGGACACTCCATCAGTCCTGCAGTTCACAACGCTTGCTTCGCAGCGAAAAATTACAACGGCGTTTATCTGCCAATGCTTGTAAAGGGCGGAAATGCCGAATTCGACAAATTTTTGAATAACATTACATCGAGGCCGTGGCTGAATTTTAAGGGGTTTAGCGTAACGATACCGCACAAAGTCAACGCACTTGAATACGCACAGGAAAAAGGCGAATATATCGACCCTGTCGCGGTGCAAATCGGAGCGGTCAATACGCTGACCATCGGCCAAAATAACAGAATCACAGGCGGTAATACCGATTATGCCGGCGCGATGGACGCATTAACAGTCGCGATGGGAATATCACGAAAACAGCTTAATGGAAAGACTGTCGCATGTCTGGGAGCAGGCGGAGTGGCTCGCGCTATCGTGGCGGGACTTGCGGACGTCGGCGCTAAAATTACAATTTACAACCGCACAATGGCAAAAGCACAGGGACTGGCCAGAGAATTTAAATGTCATTTTGCGGGCAACGACGAACTTAAAAACCTGAACGCGGATATTATTATCAACTGCACCAGTATCGGAATGCATCCCAACGTCAACGAAAGCCCGCTGCCGGCGGAATGTCTTAAACCTACACAAACGGTTTTCGATATGGTTTATAATCCGATAGAAACGCTACTGATAAAACAAGCCAAACAAGCAGGAGCAAAGACTGTCTGCGGAGCGGAGATGTTCATAGGGCAAGCCGCGGAACAATTTAAAATGTTTACGCAAACAGACTGTCCGATGGATGTGATGCGAAAAGCAGTTCTCGAAGCATTGAAATTATAATTTTGTATTCCGCAGACGAAGCGCGTTTGTCGCAACAGAAACTGAACTAAAACTCATCGCCAGCGCTGCGATAACCGGACTTAGCAAAATTCCCAAAAACGGATACAGCAAACCTGCGGCAATCGGAATCGCAACAGAATTATAGAAAAACGCGAAGAAAATGTTCTGGCGGATATTACGCATTGTCGCCCTGCTCAAATTTCGTGCCCTGATGATTCCACGTAAATCGCCTTTGACAAGGACAATGTCGGCGCTTTCCATAGCGATATCTGTGCCGGTCGCCATCGCAATTCCGACATCGGCCTGCGCAAGAGCGGGAGCGTCATTTATGCCGTCGCCGGCCATCGCGACAATTTTGCCCTGCTGCTGAAGCCGCTTTATTATTTCGTTTTTGTCCTGCGGCAAAACCTGCGCGTAAACTTTTTCTATGCCAAGCTCTTTTGCGATCATCTCGGCGGTTTTCTGATTGTCGCCGGTGAGCATTATCAGTTCAATGGCCTGTTTTTTAAGCAGCTTTACCGCATCACGTGCGGATTCCTTTATCGGGTCGGCAATGGCAATAGCCCCTTTGATTTTGCCCTCTACGGCAACCAGTACAGTTGTGTTACTCTGGTCGATACTGTTCGTCATTCGCGAAACGTCAATTCCATTTTCCTCAAGCAATTTCTGACTTCCAACTATAATTTTCCCTCCATTGAGCAATGCTGTCACGCCTTTGCCGGCAAAAGACTGAAAACTCTGAATATTTTCCAGTGAAATATATTTACTTTCGGCGAAATTAACTATCGCCCGGCCAAGCGGATGCTCCGAATACTGTTCAACCCCGGCGGCAATCTGAATCAACAGGCTTTCCTTTATTTCGTTGGCAACAACGGAAACAACTTTCGGCCTGCCTTCTGTAAGCGTACCGGTTTTATCAACGACCAGCGTGTCAACACTTTCCATATTTTCAAGGGCTTCGGCGTTTTTAATAAGAACGCCGGCCTTCGCCCCTCTGCCAAGACCAACCGTTATCGACAAAGGCGTCGCAAGTCCCAGTGCGCACGGACAGGCGATAATCAGCACAGCGACGGCATTTACCAAAGCATACGCAAAACGCGGCTGTGGGCCAATCAGCGACCACATAATGAATGTAATAATTGAGGCAGTGAAAACAAGCGGCACAAAATACGCCGCGACAGTATCAGCGATTTTCTGAATAGGCGACTTGCTACGTTGAGCCTGCGCGACCATTTGAACAATTTGCGCAAGCATCGTTTCAGCTCCGATGCGCTGGGCATGCATTAAAAGCGAACCTGAAGTATTAATCGTTCCGCCAATGATTTTCGACTGAGGATTTTTTTCAACTGGTGCGGGCTCGCCTGTTATCATCGACTCATCGACAAAGCCTGAACCTTCTATAACAACGCCATCGACGGGAACGATTCCGCCTGGACGGATACGCAGTTTGTCGCCGACAATAACATCTTCAATCGGAATATCTTTTTCAGAACCATCTTCCAAAATCTTCCCTGCGATTTTCGGCGTAAGCGAAAGCAGCTCCCTGATTGCCGTACTGGTTTTGCCTCTGGCTCGCAATTCCAGAACCTGTCCCATCAAAACCAGCACTGTTATAACGGCCGCAGGTTCAAAATAGACATCAACTCCGCCGACAGAATTGCGAAATGACGCGGGAAAAATCTGCGGAGCTATTATCGCGACTACACTGTAAAAGTAAGACGCCGAGACGCCAATCGCAATAAGCGTAAACATATTCGGGCTGCGGTTTATAATCGATTGCCAAAAGCGAACAAAGAAAGGCCGGCCGCATATAAATACCACAGGCGTTGCCAAAACAAACTCAAACCAGTGCAGCACGTGCATCGACGCTATCGATTCAATCGCTTTAGGAAAAATATGATGACCCATAGCAATGAAAAATATCGGGAACGATAAAACAAGACCAACCCAGAAACGCCGACTCATCGAAACAAGTTCCGGATTTGGTATTTCCTCTGCGGATAACTGTTCAGGTTCGAGCCCCATACCGCATTTCGGACAGGTTGACGGCCCCTTATGACGAACATTGGGATGCATTGGGCAGGTGTAAATTATTTCAGAATCCAAAACAGAATGTTTTACGACAGGTTTGGGGGCAAGGTATTTTTCAGGGTCAGACTGGAATTTTTGTGCGCATTTGTTACCGCAGAAAAAATATTCTTTTCCTTTATATTGCGTTTTAGCAGACGCAGAAAAAGTATCAACGGACATACCGCAGACCGGGTCTGTCGTGTTTTTCTCGTATTCAGTCTCCACATTATACCTATTGCGATAAAAGGTAAAAACCCTGCCATAGCGGTGGCAGGGCTAAACCTTATATATATTATTCGACTTCAGCCTGTTTTTCTTTTGCGTACTGCGCAACAACCTGCTGCTGGACGTTCGGCGGCACAACTTCGTAATGGCTCAATTCCATCGAATAGCTGCCCTGACCGCCTGTAACGCTTTTTAGCTGGCTGTCATAGCTTGCAACTTCTGATAATGGAACCTGTGCTTTGATGACCATCATATTGCCCGCGAGCATATCCTGCCCCTGTACACGGCCGCGACGGCTTGACAGGTCGCCTGCAATTCCGCCAACAAAATCGGCAGGAACTGTAATTTCAATATTTACAATCGGCTCGAGCAGACACGGCTTCGCCTTTGAAACAGCTTCAATGAACGCACCTTTGCCGGCGGCACGGAACGCAACTTCCTTCGAGTCAACCGGGTGGTGTTTGCCGTCAGTGATTGAAACCTTAATATCCTTCATCGGGAAGCCTGCGACAGCGCCATTTTCCATAACATCCTGAATACCTTTGAGAATCGGAGCCTCGAACTGTCCCGGAATCGAACCGCCGAAAATATCCCATGAAAAGATGAGGGTAGGGTCAGAGCCGCGAGGAGCCGGTTCGACGTTCAGGAAAACTTCACCAAACTGACCGGCGCCGCCTGTCTGTTTTTTATGACGATAATGGCCTTCGGCTTTCGCGGTAATAGTCTCACGATATGGAATCTTCGGTTTTTTGGTCGTAACGGCAAGTTTAAATCTCTTTTCCATTTTCGAGAGCATAACACGCAAATGCAAATCGCCCATTCCGCTAATAACCAGTTCGTGGGTCTGATGGTCACGGCTGACTTTGAAGCAAACATCCTCTTCGGTCAGTTTTTCCATCGCGATACTCAACTTCTGCTCGTCGCCCTTCGATGTAGGCTCAAGAGCAAGACTGAACATCGGAGCCGGAACTTTCGGCATTTCGAAGTTGCCGGCAACTTTGCCGTCGTGAATCAAATCTCCAATCCGCAATTCCTCAAGCTTCGCAAGCGTAACAATATCGCCTGCGACGCCTACTGGTGTTTCGTGATTTTCAGCACCCTGATTCTTCAGCACGTGGCCTGGGCGAATCGGCTTCTTGTCGTGGTTTCTTAACATAGCGGTATCGCTTTTCAACGTGCCGCTGAAAATACGCATTGTAGCGTATTTCATATTCGAACGAGGATCAAGACCGACTCTGAAAACAAGACCAGCCAACGGCCCATTCGGGTCAGCCGTGAGCTCTGTAACATTATCACCATCAACCAGCCTGGCAGGCTTTACCTGCGCAGGCGACGGCGCATCTTTTGTAACCATATCGAGAAATTCCACAATGCCGATTTCCTTGCGTGCGTTTGTGAAAAGAATCGGTATGATTTTGCCATTGGCCAGCGCTTTTGTGAAAACAGCGGCAATCTGCTCCGGCGAAATCTGCTCGCCTGCGAGATACGATTCCATCAACTTGTCGTCGGCTTCAATCGCGCTTTCGATAATCTCGATGTGGGCACTCTGGACATCAGAGAAAAGAACATCGCCGGCACTTTTTTCAAGACAGTCAACAACGGCTGATTTATCCGCAGCCGGCAAATTAGCACATCTGCACAGCATACCGAAAGTCGCCTGAATATTCTTGATAAGTTCTGGAATATCGGCGGTTTCAGTGTCAATCTTGTTGACAATAATAATTCTCGCCTTGCCGGCATCTGTGGCGGCCTGGAAGAGTTTGCGTGTGTTGATTTCAATGCCGGTAGCGGCGTTGATAACGATAACACAGCAATCGGCCGCGGGAATTGTGGTTAAAGCCGCGCCAACAAAATCCGGATAGCCGGGGGTGTCTATAATGTTGATTTCTTTACCATTGTGCGTTGTGTGCATAACCGCGGAATGAATTGAATTGCCGCGTTCCTTCTCTTCGTCATCGAAATCGCTGACGGTATTTTTTTCCTCTACTGTTCCTAACCTGTTTGTTTTACCGGTCTTATGAAGAATGGATTCAGCTAGGCTTGTTTTGCCGCAGCCTCCATGACCAAGTAATACGATGTTACGAAAATCATCTGTTTGCGTCACAATAAAACTCCTTATATATCCTTAAGGGTAGTAAAATCCCGCGAATATCAAGGTAACTTACAATTTTAAGCACCTTACCCGCGGATTAACGGGAAAATTCAATCGCAATCAGTAAAACTGCCTAAAACGTTGAATAATAGGAGAAAAATTAGCATTAGTCAATATGATTTAAGATTGAAAATTTAAAATCATCTCAAATTTGGCAATTTGGGAAACATATCTTATATTATATTTGGAAGGGTAAGAAGGCTGTCCTAAAAAGACGGCATATAAATTAGCGGAATACTTGCTACCGATATCGTGGATACCTGCATAAAAAATGCTATTCACCAAATAACGGTTCAGCAGGTCTGCCGCTTTTTTTATGCGCAAAAATAATATAAAACAAAAAACCCCCGGCACATGCCGAGGGTTTTAAAAATCTTCGATATTATTTTTTGTGCCAGGAGCGCTTATTACGGCTATTAGTCTTTTTTCCCGGGTGGAAAGAGCGTTTCTGATCCGGATGGAAAGAACGCTTCTGATTTCGCTGCTGCGGCGAACGCGACCTTTCTGCATTGCGAGTTTTTTCCTCGTGATGCTCCTGCTGCTCCTGCGGCGAAAGAGGCGTCGGGACAAAGCCCTCACATTTTTCGTACTTGATTTTTTTGCCGATAAATTTCTCTATCTGACGAACATATTTTTCTTCATCACGTGCAACAAACGTAATCGCATCGCCTTTCGCAGTTGCGCGGCCTGTTCTGCCGATACGATGGACATAATCCTCCGCAAATGACGGAACATCGAAATTAATCACGTGCGAAATACCTTCAACATCTATGCCTCTTGCGGCAATATCCGTCGCAACCAACACCTGAAATTTACCATTTTTAAAACCTTCAAGCGCCCGCTGTCGCTGACTCTGCGTTCTGTCGGAATGAAGCGACATAGATTTAATATCAGCGTGCAAGAGTTTTTTACTGATTCTGTCCGCTCCGTGTTTTGTGCGTGAGAAAATCAGAACACTGTACATACCGCCCTTTTGAAGCATATACAAAAGCATCTGCATTTTGTTCTCTTTTGAGACCGGGTAAATATGCTGTGTAATCGTCTCAATCGGATTGTGTGCCCGGCCGACCTGAATTACTTTAGGACTCTGCATTACGCCCGATGCGAGTTTGTGAATCTCCGGCGGAATCGTCGCGGAGAAAAGCATTGTCTGCCGGTTTTGCGGAGTGTATGAGATAATTTTGCGGACGTCATTTATAAAACCCATATCGAGCATACGATCCGCTTCGTCAAGCACTAACACTTCTACGTTACGAAGGTCAACTGTTCGGCGATTAATGTGGTCGATAAGTCTGCCGGGAGTAGCAACGACTATATCCACGCCGCGACTTAACTGCGACAATTGCCCGCCGATGTTCACGCCGCCGTAAATTGTGAGAGTGCGAAGACTCAAAAACCGGCCGTAGTCAATAATACATTGATGGATTTGCAGAGCCAGCTCTCTTGTGGGCGTAAGAATAAGCGCCTTGACATACCTGCCTTTGTGATCACGTTCGTGAGTAAGACGGTTAAGAATCGGCAGCACAAAAGCTGCGGTTTTACCTGTACCTGTCTGGGCACAGCCAATAATATCCTTGCCCTCTATGGCACAAGGAATGACCTGCGATTGAATTTCTGTCGGCGCAGTGTATCCGGTCGCGAGTATTCCGCGAACAAGTGGGTCAGAAAGCCCAAGCATTTTAAATGGCATTTGAAAATCCTAAAAAAAAATAAAAGATGTTCTTTGTCGATGAACTAAAAACACAAGGGGGGTATTATAACTCTTTTTGGAATTAAAAACAGTTAAATCTTTTATTGCATCCAGTGGAGGCCAAATTCGGCCAAATCGAGGAAATTAACGGTGCCATCGCCATCGGGCTGTGGGGCAATATCCGCCGACAGCGGGGCTTCGGGCGAGAGCCATTGCTCGGCGATAACGGCGAGATCTGTCGTGTCAACCGCACAATCCGGCTGAAAATCGCCAATAGTCGCACATTGACGTGAAAAAACGATGTTCGACCAGTCGCTTTCGATGTCGAATGTGTCATTTTTCGCCTTGACTCTGTACCAATATGTCTGACTATTGGCAAGTGAGCAGAACTGATAATTCGCATCCGCTATCCAGCCGCTGTTTGCTTCGACAGATGAAAATGACGAATCAGCGGCACACTCGGCATAATAATTATCAGCAAGCGGAACATCGCTCCACGAAATATTATTGCACAGGCCAGCAGTAATGTTCGGCTCGGCATTGAGTGTCGGAGCGGAAACGGAATCCAGATTTACAGTAAAAATAATATTTGGAACATACGAATCGCACGAAACTGTTGGCGAAGAAGAGCCAGACCAATCAAGCGGGTCGCCGTAAGTATCGTTCGCATATGCGGATGCCGTTCTGTTTCCGCCCGGACTTGAACAATAACAATAACCCGAATAAAATGCAGTTCTACTATTATTAAAGCTGAAATCAACCATCAGATTGTCTGTGCTATTATACTCGAAAGGCGTGGTAAAAGTAAATAAATGCCAGCCCGTATTATCGATAGTTTCATCTGCCTGATAGACCGTCGTCCAGCCTGAAGATTCAAGCTCGCACGAACTATACTCCACAAGCGATGTGTGCTTCATACGAATCGTCCAGTTTGTCATAGTACGCCCCGGCACCGTCGGAACATAAAGCTGCAAAGCTGAAATAGTGCCGCCGGTAGTGATTTCATCAGCGAGGTAAATCGTCTGCGTTCTGTTATCCTTTGAACCAGTGTGAAATGGAAAATACCACGAAAAAGTGCCTGTGCCGATTTGTACAAATTTCATACCGTACAGGCTATCTATTGCGTTAGCGATATTAACTCGCGGCTTTGTAATCGCGACTTTCGTATCCGTAACGTTATCGCCAGTCGAAGTCAGCACATCCCGAATCTGTGAGGGCGAAAGAAAACCGCCCGTAATTTCCTTTGCGGCCTGCTGAAGACAAGCTATCGCTCCCGCTGTGTATGGAGCGGCAGCAGAAGTCCCGCCAAACGAAGCATAATAATCGCCCGATGAATAACCGGCAGAACCGACCATATCAGTTGTGTAAGCCTGATTGGAAGGCGCAAACACATCGAGAATCGACGCGACATTCGAATAAGAAGTTACCTTGTCGGCGGCTGTTGCATCAGTGGCGGAATAACCGGTCGAACAGCTGCTGGATACCGTCTTGGACGCACACGAAGAGGAGTCAACACAAAATGTAGCATTGCCGAAAGCCGCATCGTAAACCGCACCGACCGCGATAGTGCCTGATAAACAGGCCGGCGATGCTATCGAATTGCAAAAACCATCATTGCCGGACGAGACAACAATGGATATCCCCGCGGCCGCAGCATTGCTAACCGCGTCAGCGTAAGACGTATTAGAACTGTCGCAATAACTTGAATAGCCGGCATCGCTGCCGAGGCTGATACTGATAACAAGAATAGGATAGTTCGGGTCATCGTACTGATGTGTAACGCACCAGTCCCACGAGGCTATAATTTTGTCGCTGGTCATTGAGCCTGCACTGTTCTCTACTTTGAGCGCGTAAATTTTCGCATTGTACGCAACGCCGCCGATGTAGCTTCCGGTTGAACCGAGGTCGCCTGCGGCAATACCTGCACAGCAAGTGCCGTGTCCTTCGTCAGACGCCGGAAACGGGTCGGAATCCGAATCTCCAAAATCATAACCGCCAATGACTTTGCTGTTCGGAAATCCCCCGCCGCCGAGCATCGGATGATTATAATCGACGCCGGTATCGCAAATCGCAATCGCGACGCCCTGACCATTATAAGTCGAACGATACACCGAACCATTTATAAGAGGAATACCCTGCGAGGTATGTTTGTACAGATATTCCACCGGCTCGACAGACTCGACATTGGGGTCTGCTAAAATTTTTTCCAGAGCGTCAGCGGTAGCCTCACATGAAAAACCGGCCTGATTCTCAAAACGATGACGCAAATGGAATTCATTCGCGGAAAATCTGTCGATGAGTTTGTCCTGCCTGTTTTTTACTTCTTTGTGCAGAAGATTTTTTGATTCTCTGGAACGCCAGTTGACCTTCTTTTCGCGGAGCATTTCGGGCTGCTTAAGATTGATGATGACTTTAACTTTTTCATCGCCCTGCTCGAACTGCTGATAGATTTTTTCCGGTTTAATCAGTTTGCCATCTCTGGAAACAGATTTACCGCAATTACAATCTTCTGCCGCAATTGCCGGACTTATAGATATAAAGAATATTACGCTGTACCAAAAGAATTTCACCGCTGCATTCCATCCGCCTAATTGTAGATTTAAACATACCGTAAATAAGTACAGACGCCATTATACAAAAAAATATTGCAAAAAAATTAATTAAATTGAATATCGCTTAAAACAAGCTGAATCGACGGCTGGCCATAGAAGTTGTCAACCTTTGCCTCGAAAGCGATATCGAAAAATTCATTTTCGAGCAGTTTTTTCTCCAAATGAGCCATTTTAAAGCCTATGCAGCGGATGCTGGCTGTGTTGTCGGAGATTACCAATTGCAGATGGTCATTGTTCACGCCGACTTTTTTGGGCGAGGCACTCAATCTTACTCCCCTTGCGGCGAAAATCGGTGCGGGATTGCCCCTGCCGAACGGGCCGAGAGCTGAAAATAACTTCACGGCCGGCACAGTCAAATCTTTTAAACTGCATACGGCATCTATTTCCAATTTGCTGGCAAAGTCCGCATCGTTCCAGTGAGCGACGGCATAAGTTTCCAAATCCTGTGTGAAATCGTCTATTTTCGAAATGTCAAGCGTAAGACCGGCGGCCATCGAATGACCTCCGAACGTGTTCAAATGTTGCTGACAGGCGGTGATTGCTTCTAAAATGTCGAAACCTTCAATCGTACGCGCAGAACCCTGCGGTTTGCCGCTGGAAGTATTGAACAGAATCGCCGGCTTATGAAATTTGTCAACTAATCGCGAAGCAACGATACCAATAATGCCGGTGTGCCATTCGTCGCTTGCAAGCACAATCGTTTTACGGTCGGGATGGTCGAAGCCTCTGGCTGTCATCATTTCACAGGCGTGCTTAAAGATTTTTTTCTCAAGCTGCTGACGCTGTTTGTTCTGCTCCTTTAGATACTCGGCAATTCGAATGGCTTTAAGGCTGTTATCGCTTGTCAAAAGTTCGACGGCAAGACGCGCGTGTCCCATTCTGCCGGCGGCGTTCAGCATCGGAGCCAGGCAATAACCCATGTGAAAGCTGTCGATGGCCTGCCCTTTGATGCCCGCGGCGTTGACGAGCGCTTCGATGCCGGGCAGTTCCGAATCGCAAATCGCGCGAAGGCCGAAACTGCTGATAATTCTGTTTTCTCCGCGAAGGTCAACAACATCGGCAATCGTACCCATTGCGGCAAATATCGTGGCGTTGATTAAAAACTGACGCAAATGCTGCGGAGTCGTCGCTCCGTTTTTGATTCGATTGACAACCGCCCATGCGAGCTTGAACGCGACTGCCGCGCCTGAACTCGACTGCGCAGGATAATTTGGGTCAAGATTCGGATGCACTATCGCGATGGCCTCCGGCAATTTGCCGCTCGCGTCAGGACGATGATGGTCGGTAATGATTAAATCCATTCCTTTTTCGCGGCAGACCGGTGCGGCCGTGAAAGCCGTAATGCCGCAATCAACGCTGATGATTAATTTCGCACCGCTTTCGGCCACCTGTGAAATCGCGTCAACATTCAGGCCGTACCCCTCGTCAACTCTGTGCGGAATGTAATAATCCACTTCAGCGCCGAGCAGTTTGAAAAGGCCATGCAGAATTGAAACTGCGGTAATGCCGTCAACATCGTAATCGCCGTAAATCGTAATCTTCTGCTTGTCTTTTATCGCTTTTTCTATCCGGTCAACAGCCGGGCCAATACCGGGCATTTGCTCCGGCTCAATAAGGTCGGCCAATTTAGGATTGAGAAACATTTTGGCCTGTTCGGCAGTTTCAATCTGGCGATTATAAAGCAACTGTGCCAGCAATGGCGAGATTTTAAGCTCTGCGGCAAGCTCGGCGGATTTGGACTGGGCGGGGAAAATGTGCCATTGTTTCTTCTGCATCCGTGCCGATAAACGCATTCTATTACCTTATATTAAAAATAAAAAATTAAATATCAAAATAGTGGTATCCCGACAAAATCGGGACACTGTTTCATGATAACACAAAAAAGAGAAATGTCAAAATTAGTATTCTGGGTAAAATAAAAAATGCTTAATTGAACATTAAAAACGGGGAAAACTCGGCAACATTCTTAAGTTGGGGTCATTATCGTAATTACTCAATCTTCCTGTAGAAAGCTTACCGTGCCAGACTATATCAGCATCTTTCAGGTCTTTACACTGTTCTTTTGAAGGCGATTCATAAGCTACACTTAAATATAATAACATTTTCCTGGGATTTTTAGGCTCATCCGACAATTGAGTCTTTTCAGGAAGTTCTATCTTCCAGTACGAATCGTCAAAATCGACAGGAAAGATATAAGTTTGAAATGGTTTTATAATATGCACATCTTTGTCTTCGATTTTGGCTATTTTACGCTCTTGTGTCCAAGGCACCGGTTGTCCCGGGAAAACAACACCAATTTCCAATTTTAGAGAATTATAACCGGGCAAATCAATAATACCGACGGGTTTATCAGAATTGTTTGTTAAAACAATTTCACAAGTTTGAAGAATACCATCCTTTTTCTTCAGATTTTGAGCTTTAATTGATAATGGCGACCTGTGGTAATCTTTGAGTACCGCTATGCCGTTAGTGCCGAGAGCTACTTCCATTTCTATAGTAGTTCGTTCGCCATCGGACATTCTGGTCTCTATTTCTCTGCCCTTGCCCTGTTGGACATAAAATGCTTCAATGCCGTAT from Planctomycetaceae bacterium includes:
- a CDS encoding DEAD/DEAH box helicase, coding for MPFKMLGLSDPLVRGILATGYTAPTEIQSQVIPCAIEGKDIIGCAQTGTGKTAAFVLPILNRLTHERDHKGRYVKALILTPTRELALQIHQCIIDYGRFLSLRTLTIYGGVNIGGQLSQLSRGVDIVVATPGRLIDHINRRTVDLRNVEVLVLDEADRMLDMGFINDVRKIISYTPQNRQTMLFSATIPPEIHKLASGVMQSPKVIQVGRAHNPIETITQHIYPVSKENKMQMLLYMLQKGGMYSVLIFSRTKHGADRISKKLLHADIKSMSLHSDRTQSQRQRALEGFKNGKFQVLVATDIAARGIDVEGISHVINFDVPSFAEDYVHRIGRTGRATAKGDAITFVARDEEKYVRQIEKFIGKKIKYEKCEGFVPTPLSPQEQQEHHEEKTRNAERSRSPQQRNQKRSFHPDQKRSFHPGKKTNSRNKRSWHKK
- a CDS encoding elongation factor G, with the protein product MTQTDDFRNIVLLGHGGCGKTSLAESILHKTGKTNRLGTVEEKNTVSDFDDEEKERGNSIHSAVMHTTHNGKEINIIDTPGYPDFVGAALTTIPAADCCVIVINAATGIEINTRKLFQAATDAGKARIIIVNKIDTETADIPELIKNIQATFGMLCRCANLPAADKSAVVDCLEKSAGDVLFSDVQSAHIEIIESAIEADDKLMESYLAGEQISPEQIAAVFTKALANGKIIPILFTNARKEIGIVEFLDMVTKDAPSPAQVKPARLVDGDNVTELTADPNGPLAGLVFRVGLDPRSNMKYATMRIFSGTLKSDTAMLRNHDKKPIRPGHVLKNQGAENHETPVGVAGDIVTLAKLEELRIGDLIHDGKVAGNFEMPKVPAPMFSLALEPTSKGDEQKLSIAMEKLTEEDVCFKVSRDHQTHELVISGMGDLHLRVMLSKMEKRFKLAVTTKKPKIPYRETITAKAEGHYRHKKQTGGAGQFGEVFLNVEPAPRGSDPTLIFSWDIFGGSIPGQFEAPILKGIQDVMENGAVAGFPMKDIKVSITDGKHHPVDSKEVAFRAAGKGAFIEAVSKAKPCLLEPIVNIEITVPADFVGGIAGDLSSRRGRVQGQDMLAGNMMVIKAQVPLSEVASYDSQLKSVTGGQGSYSMELSHYEVVPPNVQQQVVAQYAKEKQAEVE
- the aroE gene encoding shikimate dehydrogenase; this translates as MTYLTIPICGKDLQSCKEQISSAVKAGVQMLELRSDYLESLDTYKLKGLMAEAKKTNLPIIVTCRDAKEGGQNNIPAPLRKQILVEAINNNADLIDCEFKNFTGDVEIEIKQALAEHKKTKLILSSHNFKEPFENLSEIYEEMYSVFPDAIAKTAYQANHINDCFPAFDILHEYGEKAIAICMGQAGIISRIIAKKLNAFLTFGSLDENQQTAPGQVSIETMKQLYRFDTINKDTELFGVIADPVGHSISPAVHNACFAAKNYNGVYLPMLVKGGNAEFDKFLNNITSRPWLNFKGFSVTIPHKVNALEYAQEKGEYIDPVAVQIGAVNTLTIGQNNRITGGNTDYAGAMDALTVAMGISRKQLNGKTVACLGAGGVARAIVAGLADVGAKITIYNRTMAKAQGLAREFKCHFAGNDELKNLNADIIINCTSIGMHPNVNESPLPAECLKPTQTVFDMVYNPIETLLIKQAKQAGAKTVCGAEMFIGQAAEQFKMFTQTDCPMDVMRKAVLEALKL
- a CDS encoding heavy metal translocating P-type ATPase; the protein is METEYEKNTTDPVCGMSVDTFSASAKTQYKGKEYFFCGNKCAQKFQSDPEKYLAPKPVVKHSVLDSEIIYTCPMHPNVRHKGPSTCPKCGMGLEPEQLSAEEIPNPELVSMSRRFWVGLVLSFPIFFIAMGHHIFPKAIESIASMHVLHWFEFVLATPVVFICGRPFFVRFWQSIINRSPNMFTLIAIGVSASYFYSVVAIIAPQIFPASFRNSVGGVDVYFEPAAVITVLVLMGQVLELRARGKTSTAIRELLSLTPKIAGKILEDGSEKDIPIEDVIVGDKLRIRPGGIVPVDGVVIEGSGFVDESMITGEPAPVEKNPQSKIIGGTINTSGSLLMHAQRIGAETMLAQIVQMVAQAQRSKSPIQKIADTVAAYFVPLVFTASIITFIMWSLIGPQPRFAYALVNAVAVLIIACPCALGLATPLSITVGLGRGAKAGVLIKNAEALENMESVDTLVVDKTGTLTEGRPKVVSVVANEIKESLLIQIAAGVEQYSEHPLGRAIVNFAESKYISLENIQSFQSFAGKGVTALLNGGKIIVGSQKLLEENGIDVSRMTNSIDQSNTTVLVAVEGKIKGAIAIADPIKESARDAVKLLKKQAIELIMLTGDNQKTAEMIAKELGIEKVYAQVLPQDKNEIIKRLQQQGKIVAMAGDGINDAPALAQADVGIAMATGTDIAMESADIVLVKGDLRGIIRARNLSRATMRNIRQNIFFAFFYNSVAIPIAAGLLYPFLGILLSPVIAALAMSFSSVSVATNALRLRNTKL